The following coding sequences lie in one Mesorhizobium sp. NZP2298 genomic window:
- the hutI gene encoding imidazolonepropionase, protein MVGANGKSGFRLWRNARLATMADGTAGLGVVEKGAIAARDGLIVYVGAEVEMPASAGQGAETIDCEGRWITPGLIDCHTHLVYAGNRASEFEMRLAGATYEEVARAGGGIVSSVKSLRAASEDELVAQTLPRLDALMAEGVTTVEVKSGYGLDLDNEKKSLRAARRLANERPVTVRTTCLAAHALPPEAKGDKDAFIDLVAKQIVPEVAAEGLADAVDGFCEGIAFSPEQMARVFDAAKALGLPVKLHADQLSNLHGAALAACYGALSADHLEYTDEAGAAAMAKAGTVATILPGAYYFIRETKKPPVDLFRRHGVKMAVATDSNPGTSPLTSLLLAMNMAATLFGLTVDECLAGVTREAARALGLLDKAGTLEAGKSADLAIWDIERPAELVYRMGFNPLHARIWRGQ, encoded by the coding sequence ATGGTTGGAGCAAACGGGAAGAGCGGCTTTCGTCTGTGGCGCAATGCGCGGTTGGCGACCATGGCCGACGGCACGGCTGGCCTCGGCGTCGTCGAGAAGGGCGCAATTGCTGCCCGCGACGGGCTTATCGTCTATGTCGGCGCCGAAGTGGAGATGCCGGCTTCGGCAGGGCAGGGCGCCGAGACCATTGACTGCGAGGGCCGCTGGATCACGCCCGGCCTGATCGACTGCCACACCCATCTGGTCTATGCCGGCAACCGTGCCAGCGAATTCGAGATGCGGCTGGCTGGCGCTACCTATGAAGAAGTGGCCCGCGCTGGCGGCGGTATTGTTTCCTCGGTCAAGTCATTGCGTGCCGCCAGCGAGGATGAACTCGTTGCCCAGACGCTGCCGCGCCTCGATGCGCTGATGGCGGAAGGCGTCACGACAGTCGAGGTCAAATCGGGCTATGGCCTCGATCTCGATAACGAGAAGAAGTCGTTGCGCGCCGCCCGCCGGCTGGCGAATGAGCGCCCCGTCACCGTCCGAACGACGTGCCTCGCCGCACACGCACTGCCGCCCGAAGCCAAGGGTGACAAGGACGCTTTTATTGATTTGGTCGCCAAGCAGATTGTTCCGGAGGTTGCCGCCGAGGGACTGGCCGATGCGGTGGACGGTTTTTGCGAGGGCATCGCCTTCTCGCCGGAGCAGATGGCGCGGGTTTTCGATGCCGCCAAGGCCTTGGGCCTGCCGGTCAAGCTTCACGCCGACCAGCTGTCCAACCTGCACGGAGCAGCGCTTGCCGCCTGCTATGGCGCACTGTCGGCCGACCATCTCGAATATACGGACGAGGCGGGCGCTGCCGCGATGGCGAAGGCCGGCACGGTGGCGACGATCCTGCCAGGCGCCTATTACTTCATCCGCGAAACCAAGAAGCCGCCTGTCGACTTGTTCCGCCGCCATGGTGTGAAGATGGCGGTGGCGACCGACAGCAATCCCGGCACTTCGCCGCTCACCTCGCTGTTGCTCGCCATGAATATGGCCGCGACGCTCTTTGGGTTGACCGTCGATGAATGCCTTGCCGGGGTCACCCGCGAGGCCGCGCGAGCGCTTGGCCTTCTCGATAAGGCCGGCACGCTGGAAGCCGGAAAATCCGCCGATCTGGCGATCTGGGACATCGAGCGTCCCGCCGAACTCGTTTACCGCATGGGCTTCAACCCGCTCCATGCCCGCATCTGGAGAGGACAATGA
- the hutG gene encoding N-formylglutamate deformylase: protein MAATPWLTVSQGTAPLLVSIPHTGIDLAGLENRLVSPWLGRRDCDWWIDNLYDFAGSLGATVVHTAISRTVIDVNRDPSGASLYPGQATTGLCPTETFDGDPLYREGEEPGPSEVDERREKFFVPYHTALRAEIARLRGLHDKIVLYDCHSIRSVLPRLFEGTLPVFNLGTNDGKSADPNLQAMVSQIMAETGETFVVNGRFKGGWITRHFGQPQQGVHALQMELSNRGYMREPEEKGEPDNWPVPYDAGFAAPIRATLKQILETAIDWAGR, encoded by the coding sequence ATGGCCGCCACACCCTGGCTCACCGTTAGCCAAGGCACAGCGCCCCTGCTGGTGTCGATCCCGCACACCGGCATCGACCTTGCCGGCCTCGAAAACCGGCTGGTCTCGCCCTGGCTCGGCCGGCGCGACTGCGACTGGTGGATCGATAACCTCTATGACTTCGCCGGCAGCCTCGGCGCCACCGTCGTCCACACCGCGATCTCGCGCACCGTCATCGACGTCAACCGCGATCCTTCGGGTGCTTCGCTCTATCCCGGCCAGGCGACGACCGGCCTGTGCCCGACGGAGACCTTCGATGGCGATCCGCTCTACCGCGAGGGCGAAGAGCCGGGACCGTCGGAGGTCGACGAGCGTCGCGAGAAATTCTTCGTGCCTTATCATACCGCCTTGCGGGCCGAGATCGCCCGGCTGCGTGGCCTGCATGACAAGATCGTCCTCTACGACTGCCACTCGATCCGTTCGGTGCTGCCGCGCCTGTTCGAAGGCACGCTGCCGGTGTTCAACCTCGGCACCAATGACGGCAAGAGCGCCGATCCGAATCTGCAGGCAATGGTCAGCCAGATCATGGCCGAAACCGGCGAAACCTTTGTCGTCAACGGTCGCTTCAAGGGCGGCTGGATCACACGCCATTTTGGCCAGCCGCAACAGGGTGTCCACGCCTTGCAGATGGAGCTCTCCAACCGCGGATACATGCGCGAGCCCGAGGAAAAGGGTGAACCGGACAATTGGCCGGTACCCTACGACGCCGGGTTTGCTGCACCGATCCGCGCCACGCTGAAGCAGATTCTCGAAACCGCCATTGACTGGGCCGGGCGCTGA
- the hutH gene encoding histidine ammonia-lyase: protein MTELTLKPGNATLADWRAIYRGDVPKLDDACRPKIKASAEAVARIVAKGEPVYGINTGFGKLASVRIPAGDLETLQRNIVLSHAAGVGEPMPVAIARLMMALKLASLAQGASGVRAETIELLEAMLANDVIPVVPAQGSVGASGDLAPLSHMTAVMIGVGECFTPHGRFPAKVAFVSHGLEPVTLGAKEGLALLNGTQFSTAYALAALFEAEVLYQSALVAGALSTDAAKGSDAPFDPRIHVLRKHPGQIETADALRNLMAGSAIRESHRIGDERVQDPYCLRCQPQVMGAALTVLRQAADTLGTEANGVTDNPLIFAEDDTALSGGNFHAEPVAFAADMIALAVCEIGSLSERRIAMLVDPALSGMPAFLTPKPGLNSGFMIPQVTAAALVSENKQKAYPASVDSIPTSANQEDHVSMAAHGARRLIGMVENATAVIAIELLAAAQGCDFHQPLASSDALEAVRKLVRAEVPHLDNDRHFHPDMEKAIAMVRSGATVRAAGAVALPSISGAA, encoded by the coding sequence ATGACCGAACTGACCTTGAAGCCCGGCAATGCGACGCTGGCCGACTGGCGCGCCATCTACCGTGGCGACGTGCCGAAGCTGGATGATGCCTGCCGCCCAAAGATCAAGGCGAGCGCCGAGGCTGTCGCCAGGATCGTTGCCAAGGGTGAGCCGGTTTACGGCATCAACACCGGCTTCGGCAAACTGGCCAGCGTGCGCATCCCGGCCGGCGATCTCGAAACCTTGCAGCGCAACATCGTGCTGTCGCACGCCGCCGGCGTCGGTGAGCCGATGCCGGTCGCGATTGCCCGCCTGATGATGGCGCTGAAACTTGCCAGCCTGGCGCAGGGCGCCTCCGGCGTGCGTGCCGAAACCATCGAGTTGCTGGAAGCGATGCTTGCCAACGACGTCATCCCCGTCGTGCCGGCGCAGGGCTCAGTCGGCGCTTCCGGCGATCTCGCGCCGCTGTCGCACATGACGGCGGTGATGATCGGCGTCGGCGAATGCTTCACGCCGCATGGCCGCTTCCCGGCCAAGGTCGCTTTCGTCTCGCACGGCCTGGAGCCCGTGACATTGGGCGCCAAGGAAGGCCTGGCGCTGCTCAACGGCACCCAGTTTTCCACCGCCTATGCGCTTGCCGCCTTGTTCGAGGCCGAAGTGCTCTACCAGTCGGCATTGGTTGCCGGCGCGCTGTCGACCGACGCGGCAAAGGGGTCCGACGCTCCGTTCGATCCGCGTATCCATGTGCTGAGAAAGCATCCCGGCCAGATCGAGACGGCGGACGCGCTGCGCAATCTGATGGCCGGCAGCGCTATCAGGGAATCGCACCGTATCGGCGACGAGCGCGTGCAGGATCCCTATTGCCTGCGTTGCCAGCCGCAAGTGATGGGGGCGGCACTCACCGTGCTGCGCCAGGCGGCCGACACGCTGGGCACCGAAGCCAATGGCGTCACCGACAACCCGCTGATCTTTGCAGAGGATGATACCGCGCTCTCCGGCGGCAATTTCCACGCTGAGCCTGTGGCCTTCGCCGCCGACATGATCGCGCTTGCCGTTTGCGAGATCGGCTCGCTGTCCGAACGCCGCATTGCCATGCTGGTCGATCCGGCGCTGTCGGGCATGCCCGCCTTCTTGACGCCGAAGCCCGGCCTGAACTCCGGCTTCATGATCCCGCAGGTGACGGCGGCGGCACTCGTTTCGGAAAACAAGCAGAAGGCCTATCCGGCCAGCGTCGATTCGATCCCGACCTCGGCCAATCAGGAAGACCACGTTTCGATGGCCGCGCATGGTGCGCGCCGGCTGATCGGCATGGTCGAGAATGCGACGGCTGTGATCGCCATCGAATTGCTGGCCGCCGCGCAAGGGTGCGATTTCCACCAGCCGCTGGCGTCGAGCGATGCGCTGGAGGCTGTGCGCAAGCTGGTCCGTGCCGAAGTGCCGCATCTCGACAATGACCGGCACTTTCATCCCGACATGGAGAAGGCAATCGCCATGGTGCGCAGCGGCGCGACCGTCAGGGCTGCCGGCGCGGTGGCGCTGCCCTCGATTTCAGGAGCGGCATGA